Proteins encoded within one genomic window of Aspergillus nidulans FGSC A4 chromosome VII:
- a CDS encoding uncharacterized protein (transcript_id=CADANIAT00008620): MTTNQRHRSQPPVPEPEYDNLEIRCTWSGEYEEVSNIRISLEVKCVPNTQLQLLSLRSPGIFFEESFLERLPQTEDDTGDLDDTKTPQSPLFGFSPLVRDASRDTGLFVDGCSGCIPETLPIVEEKEQALVASGSIKNGSDARSAEVVLGNPVPSTPTTRCRSDSVASEAESFTRSRKRSASDAELPDSGSDVGDTHGVLKDISNHKMRQKSRFAPASPADRPTESLSSEHLDASHKQMESPRSPKNLGARKSGPTKTTGLTIPNENASPRNPSRSTVTEAWLMDKLVSPGKSTPKGKQPQKSSLIPKPASTGSSETLQLTSFATTAVGFHLTSRGALEDQAPATATRKAQSVKETRVRFQIPNDAPTVTERSEGQISSPATSRELGAAMERTSLISSGKTRLCYVPGNSGDSRRPGERTDVEQPEPSDQPEVEVVNGLLILRNSKRVLPATYKVTIIAARSIYYPNEQGWSDLEIPGIPRTKSGRIGVLLFLMPAQHGLEIRTTDVNRATIVEDCLIAEFVSTGNLVIPLRRCSREFCGEIGDFTVDQEIISQSIVGVATTPGQSDQSVIQMRCHAACSVRLYNRCFWSKRCIIPLCVDGGPSGFFYCDLTSQQRVTKSICITARRTKIGVSRIRVVCSPKDIDRLYLRWTIEFPGRRAAYWIPRIYPALSTSHELSQHSLRYKLLEVMNDPSYLYSRIDATEVNCDSSEIAQIYRDYEQAPDDVSEDAESILSQPAAASNASRSKWTAEMQDGLNPSHFLKRVLVGVLCLAVLRFAYVKLPDRSSRTHPSSMGHVEVLQQTEQLPSFHSLETQFKDYQKWLGNLDSKPNLNALDDDRHAASLAGGEEAKMPASDGKQNAQSVEMEVKVEERAKPSVSLRDRVDYWLGWTGPV; encoded by the exons ATGACGACAAATCAGAGACATCGTAGTCAGCCCCCAGTTCCAGAGCCTGAGTATGACAACCTGGAGATCCGGTGCACTTGGAGTGGGGAGTATGAGGAAGTATCGAATATTAGAATTTCTCTGGAG GTCAAATGTGTCCCAAACACGCAGCTTCAGCTGTTGAGTTTACGCAGCCCCGGCATATTTTTCGAAGAATCCTTTCTAGAACGCCTTCCACAAACCGAAGATGATACAGGCGACCTGGACGATACGAAAACCCCACAAAGCCCTCTTTTTGGGTTCTCCCCTCTTGTACGCGACGCCAGCCGTGATACTGGACTGTTCGTTGATGGCTGCTCGGGTTGCATACCAGAAACCCTGCCAAttgtggaagaaaaggagcagGCACTTGTAGCGAGTGGAAGCATTAAGAACGGCTCGGATGCCCGCAGTGCTGAAGTTGTTCTGGGAAATCCTGTACCTTCGACGCCAACTACTAGATGCCGATCTGATTCAGTTGCGTCTGAGGCCGAGAGCTTCACTAGATCACGAAAGAGAAGCGCCAGTGACGCCGAGCTTCCTGATTCTGGGTCAGATGTGGGCGACACGCATGGAGTTCTCAAGGATATCAGTAACCATAAAATGCGGCAAAAGAGTCGGTTCGCACCAGCAAGTCCAGCGGATCGACCTACGGAAAGTTTGTCATCGGAGCATTTAGATGCCTCACACAAACAAATGGAGAGTCCCAGAAGCCCAAAAAATTTGGGCGCAAGGAAATCAGGACCGACGAAAACCACAGGCCTAACTATCCCCAATGAAAACGCCAGTCCTAGAAACCCGAGTAGATCCACTGTTACAGAAGCATGGCTCATGGACAAGTTAGTATCGCCAGGAAAGTCCACGCCCAAAGGGAAACAGCCACAGAAGTCCAGTCTCATTCCTAAGCCAGCATCAACTGGCAGTTCAGAGACTTTACAGTTAACAAGTTTTGCTACCACCGCCGTGGGATTCCATCTGACGAGTAGAGGTGCCCTTGAAGACCAAGCACCGGCAACTGCTACTCGCAAAGCACAATCAGTTAAGGAAACCAGGGTCCGCTTTCAAATACCCAACGACGCGCCAACTGTCACAGAACGTTCCGAAGGCCAGATATCGTCGCCAGCTACATCTAGGGAGCTGGGAGCCGCTATGGAACGGACTAGCCTTATATCTAGCGGCAAGACGAGATTATGTTACGTACCGGGGAATTCAGGAGATTCCCGCCGCCCCGGGGAACGTACCGACGTCGAACAGCCGGAGCCATCCGATCAGCCAGAAGTGGAAGTGGTAAATGGGCTGCTTATCCTCAGAAACTCTAAACGGGTACTTCCAGCAACATACAAGGTCACTATAATTGCAGCCCGCTCTATATACTATCCGAACGAACAGGGATGGAGCGATCTGGAAATCCCGGGAATTCCAAGAACAAAGAGTGGCAGGATTGGggttctcctcttccttatGCCTGCTCAGCACGGACTTGAGATTCGGACCACAGATGTTAATAGAGCAACTATTGTCGAAGACTGCCTCATTGCGGAGTTCGTTAGCACTGGAAACCTAGTGATCCCCCTTCGCCGATGCAGCAGAGAGTTCTGCGGCGAAATTGGTGATTTCACTGTGGACCAGGAAATCATTTCCCAGAGTATAGTCGGAGTCGCAACTACACCCGGACAAAGTGATCAGTCAGTTATCCAGATGAGATGCCATGCAGCGTGCTCCGTACGACTGTACAACCGCTGTTTCTGGAGTAAGAGGTGCATCATTCCCCTTTGTGTGGATGGTGGTCCAAGTGGTTTCTTCTATTGTGACCTGACTTCCCAGCAACGGGTTACGAAGAGTATCTGCATCACCGCCAGGAGGACCAAAATTGGAGTCTCCCGTATCCGTGTGGTCTGCTCGCCAAAAGATATTGATAGGCTCTATCTGAGATGGACGATAGAGTTCCCCGGTCGCAGAGCAGCGTATTGGATTCCACGAATATATCCAGCATTGTCGACGTCTCATGAGCTCAGTCAGCACTCGCTGCGGTACAAATTGTTGGAAGTAATGAACGACCCGTCATACTTGTACTCCAGGATTGACGCCACCGAAGTGAACTGCGACAGTAGTGAAATCGCTCAAATATACAGGGACTATGAGCAGGCTCCTGACGACGTGAGCGAGGATGCGGAAAGTATTCTTTCGCAGCCTGCGGCAGCTTCAAACGCATCGCGGTCTAAATGGACAGCTGAGATGCAGGATGGCCTGAACCCGAGCCATTTTCTGAAGCGAGTTCTGGTGGGAGTACTTTGCCTTGCTGTGTTACGGTTCGCTTATGTTAAGCTCCCCGATCGAAGTTCCAGGACGCACCCGTCTTCAATGGGGCACGTGGAAGTTTTGCAGCAGACAGAGCAATTACCGTCGTTTCATTCTTTGGAGACGCAGTTCAAAGACTATCAAAAATGGCTCGGTAATCTTGACTCAAAACCCAATTTGAACGCATTGGATGATGACAGACATGCGGCCAGCCTTGCGGGTGGTGAGGAAGCAAAGATGCCTGCCAGTGATGGAAAACAAAATGCGCAGAGCGTGGAGATGGAGGTAAAAGTTGAGGAGCGTGCAAAGCCTTCAGTCTCTCTTAGGGACAGGGTCGATTATTGGCTAGGTTGGACGGGGCCTGTTTAA
- a CDS encoding uncharacterized protein (transcript_id=CADANIAT00008618) — MVDWNAQIRAPDITHYTWSHRKLEKLEGSETLRWRPDTGLVTCIAGSIVNGHRPAVTSAFRLAQVAELKSDLILPASPPDLLGPANVRITSDLHGTKTRAPVGSSPLRLENHLSPRAQPWSA, encoded by the exons ATGGTTGACTGGAATGCCCAGATCCGCGCACCAGACATCACCCATTACACCTGGAGTCACAGGAAGCtggaaaagctggaaggatCGGAGACCCTGCGTTGGCGGCCAGATACGGGTCTGGTCACCTGCATAGCCGGCTCCATCGTCAACGGACACAGGCCAGCCGTTACGTCG GCTTTCAGGCTTGCGCAGGTCGCCGAACTGAAATCTGACTTAATTTTGCCGGCGTCCCCTCCTGATCTACTGGGCCCTGCCAATGTGCGCATCACCTCAGACCTCCATGGTACAAAAACAAGGGCTCCTGTCGGATCGTCGCCTTTGAGACTTGAGAATCATCTTAGCCCGCGTGCCCAACCGTGGTCGGCCTGA
- a CDS encoding putative HMG box transcriptional regulator (transcript_id=CADANIAT00008622) — MADLRVPSYRYSESLPKVDLLSLHRSRVSAEKDLSSPSTALEPTKPTSTHSIKTIPMRERPSPADRSVSSSPVKSTAQGQRESVTQFCLCQPDPKIPRPRNAFILYRQHYQGVVVAQNPGLANPDISKIIGEQWRKLPQATKDEWKALAEVPKSKEAEEKARHQQQYPEYRYQPRRYGRDGSSKSLGSGLSHNPPGSTICNRCGGRIMNPPVSPDTIFPGGSVSSRRHSLAEQGSSRNYSVDQGSRGVKHRSHGHGHAEHRPSRARQWEENGSVSPDSKRRRTNPDSHVPYRTDFHRDKSPPNSPYSMSPHAGRTDSLNAPRGLSISHSLGMQAPRGLHPVKEHPQPDPSLTLPPLKASASMTGAMTPATPFSQDGFHKDKESAVMSIPFLNKIKLLAKISPQLPISCREGDPRRRGPVIAVDGQDAGLVKTVTEYLSNAMSKEGKFQVRVFDGPEISEPKPKREGSVESGEMGDKQVEYFSRISKWHQVSEGIKNFVKSEPLRRFTDSGSANEDDESPHVSPKTIGPNKATEVNISSPHSSSENGSEAASSPPETTFTPNSSSTALPVAIVPRYQLTTADAYACMVPIADQYNVADHWQWMAALWRGAVGPDITVYIRECDIQELKQVGNPVEIRLQDAKAVVVRRLANAPGPKELEEKVLKRLGFEIEDYITQ, encoded by the exons ATGGCCGACCTTCGAGTTCCCTCCTATCGCTACTCTGAAAGCCTGCCAAAGGTCGATCTCTTGTCTCTTCATCGGTCTAGGGTTAGCGCGGAAAAGGATCTATCCAGTCCCTCGACTGCCCTCGAACCTACCAAGCCGACGTCAACCCACTCCATCAAGACGATCCCGATGCGGGAACGCCCATCACCAGCAGATCGCTCAGTATCGTCCAGTCCAGTGAAGTCAACAGCGCAAGGCCAGAGAGAATCCGTCACACAGTTCTGTCTTTGCCAGCCGGACCCCAAGATTCCTCGACCACGCAATG CTTTCATTCTATACCGCCAGCATTACCAAGGAGTAGTGGTGGCTCAGAACCCGGGCTTGGCTAATCCCGACATCTCTAAAATTATTGGCGAGCAATGGAGGAAGCTCCCACAAGCAACGAAAGATGAGTGGAAGGCTCTGGCAGAGGTACCAAAATCCAAGGAAGCG gaagagaaagctcgacaccagcagcaatatccCGAGTACCGTTATCAACCCCGTCGATACGGCCGCGATGGGTCTTCAAAGAGCCTGGGCTCGGGGCTGAGCCATAATCCCCCAGGTTCCACCATCTGTAACAGGTGTGGAGGCAGGATCATGAACCCACCAGTTTCACCAGATACTATTTTTCCTGGCGGCTCCGTAAGTAGTAGGAGGCATTCACTTGCGGAGCAGGGGTCGAGTCGGAACTATAGTGTGGACCAAGGATCAAGAGGCGTAAAGCACAGAAGTCATGGGCATGGTCATGCAGAACATCGTCCTTCTCGTGCACGGCAATGGGAGGAAAACGGATCTGTTTCCCCAGACTCGAAGCGACGCCGAACAAACCCTGACTCTCATGTGCCATACAGGACGGACTTCCACCGCGACAAGAGTCCACCAAATTCACCCTACTCAATGTCCCCTCATGCCGGTCGAACAGATAGCTTGAACGCGCCCCGGGGActcagcatcagccataGCCTTGGAATGCAGGCGCCACGTGGTCTCCATCCAGTGAAAGAACACCCGCAACCGGATCCTAGCCTGACACTCCCCCCTCTGAAGGCATCGGCCTCCATGACAGGGGCCATGACGCCGGCCACCCCATTTTCGCAGGACGGTTTCCATAAGGATAAAGAATCAGCAGTGATGAGCATCCCGTTCCTTAACAAGATCAAACTGCTGGCCAAGATATCACCTCAACTCCCTATATCCTGCCGCGAAGGTGACCCTAGGCGACGCGGACCTGTTATTGCCGTTGATGGGCAAGATGCAGGATTGGTGAAAACCGTTACGGAATACCTGAGCAATGCCATGTCCAAGGAAGGCAAGTTCCAGGTCCGCGTCTTCGACGGTCCCGAGATCtcagagccaaagccaaaacGCGAAGGCAGCGTCGAGTCCGGGGAAATGGGCGACAAGCAGGTCGAGTACTTCAGCCGCATCTCTAAATGGCACCAGGTCTCTGAAGGGATCAAAAATTTTGTCAAGTCCGAACCGCTGCGCCGCTTCACGGATTCAGGTTCAGCaaacgaggatgacgaatcCCCTCATGTCTCACCGAAGACCATCGGCCCTAACAAAGCCACAGAAGTGAACATAAGCTCCCCGCATTCCTCTAGCGAGAACGGATCAGAAGCTGCATCATCCCCGCCAGAGACTACATTTACCCCCAACTCAAGCTCCACCGCTTTGCCGGTGGCAATAGTTCCGCGATATCAGCTTACAACAGCTGACGCATACGCATGCATGGTTCCTATAGCCGACCAATACAACGTGGCCGATCACTGGCAGTGGATGGCAGCTCTCTGGCGCGGTGCCGTGGGGCCGGATATCACGGTTTACATCCGGGAGTGCGACATACAAGAGTTGAAGCAAGTCGGAAACCCAGTTGAGATCCGCCTGCAGGATGCCAAGGCGGTTGTCGTGCGGAGACTCGCGAATGCCCCTGGCccaaaggagctggaggaaaaAGTTCTTAAGCGATTAGGTTTCGAAATTGAAGATTACATTACACAATAA
- a CDS encoding uncharacterized protein (transcript_id=CADANIAT00008621): protein MAPSHPVESTPNISGDAADATFTSTNPATPESLVETQKTDMALLLENLDSFIAVGVLEKGVPGFPAAEINALEKQNWVRTTTHEDHLNPQISYVRVYVLPDDVGRKFIPRSSAPLRKALKAVMSKVDPSPDAWAGQERSGQRIVDLSSVGAEDESLWYIFNTLEGPSPDVEMMRDPYAKLAMQDLLSTTASDESAVEKGQTYTGVLGLKTPLYPYQRRSAATMIQREVQPHQMLDPRLQSCSSPTGQKYYYDKEKGKIARERTMYSEACGGILAETMGCGKTLICLAVILATRGHFPQIPLEYQSMRNPERTQTRSLLEMAAAAAGRLSLPWKAHFNYLSQMGEIYDGCIKSCEANRGSYIFRPPAGRYTGRTVVEYPRIHLHSGTLIVVPPNLVDHWMSEIAMHTEGLKTLTLRSSADLTPPPEDLFAYDIVLFSRTRFEKEADDFNGGGRDRRKEPSPLTKLHWLRVIVDEGHNVAGHGHKTNMSHLLDQIHVERRWVVSGTPSSGLYGVEVSLASRETHTSDTDLTEATTAVLHGRKKTGKGLDSELKDLDKLRRIVVDFLGLKPWSNSRSDDPADWATYIKPVGPNGRRRKAPSLRATLQGLVVRHRLDVINNEIPLPRLYNKVVHLEPTFYDKLSLNLFIFILAVNAVTSERQDIDYMFHQRNRKHLSRVISNLRQAGFWWAGSDFDLQGTVNVATTYLEQNRETMTEDDISTLTQGIKIAQTALNSGAWNGFKNMHELGVFVTGFPSEARNFWALDPAQAQCEPLLLGISQARLAQQFVTKHLCEPDPAEGLSGAGIKIRRELSHREGFDASVAAPKKTSPESSVKRKAKQTFLNGIYKELPPYSPLTQTKLIATASAKLTYLLDQVQEHSKAEKIIIFYDNNNSAYWIAEGLELLGVDFRIYANTLKPTLREEYLILFREFEQVRVLLMDLRQASHGLHIAQASRVYIVNPIWQPNIESQAIKRAHRIGQTRPVFVETLVLRDTLEDKILQRRKAMADVEIQNDLLDDYTMSSIIQHERFIPMPCCEDSTSLAFLRHPTGFFNRHRLPIPDNDEVQTRPRMEAKAEGNTLLTTPVKRRRSVSVTPTSSKGVGFVNLEPDLLSPSAKRRRSPSRLQFRDPNGIIMESPRPKRSISPAQRFVVRSAVETDAELAGARNMPTFIFALSGPSSSGKTTLARLLQRIFSNQPQTQEGSQLSKLISTFIIHEDDFYYSDDKIPYTTTKSGARIQDWDCLGALDIKFLTSALRYVHEHGHLPPRLRSKEDLNEVSPGSGVDDALVDELRGYVSSRTQMILLSSSSMVAEERLDGKEKVTIALLEGFLLYAPPATEKGGKEHGLRGVHDQIDLPMFLAAPYDLVKERREKRSGYVTIGPAPTTELPQRSSSASEAEEERVDLEVEDDRPPQNFWTDPPGYVDDIVWPRYVRDHAWLLLPEDDGAEALPTEDQDELIRRVGQGVKLRMDAGVTVAPGQGALPMADLLKWAVEEILKHLEKSTRP, encoded by the exons ATGGCTCCCTCACACCCAGTGGAGTCAACGCCTAACATTTCTGGAGACGCTGCTGATGCGACTTTCACATCCACAAACCCAGCAACTCCCGAGTCCCTGGTAGAGACTCAGAAAACAGATATGGCGCTTCTGCTCGAGAATCTGGATTCGTTTATCGCCGTCGGCGTTTTAGAAAAGGGTGTTCCTGGATTCCCTGCTGCCGAAATCAATGCATTGGAAAAACAGAATTGGGTACGGACTACGACCCACGAAGATCATCTCAATCCCCAAATCAGCTATGTCCGTGTTTATGTTTTGCCCGATGATGTTGGGCGGAAGTTCATACCACGCTCTAGCGCCCCACTTAGAAAAGCCCTGAAAGCTGTCATGTCCAAAGTGGACCCCTCCCCCGACGCTTGGGCTGGGCAGGAGAGATCGGGCCAGAGGATAGTGGACCTCTCTTCTGTTGGTGCCGAAGATGAGTCTCTGTGGTATATCTTTAATACCCTCGAAGGTCCAAGTCCCGATGTAGAGATGATGCGGGATCCATACGCCAAGCTAGCCATGCAGGATTTACTCTCTACCACCGCTTCAGATGAGAGCGCGGTTGAGAAAGGGCAAACCTATACTGGCGTCCTGGGTCTTAAAACACCACTCTATCCCTATCAAAGGCGTTCGGCGGCTACGATGATTCAGCGAGAAGTACAGCCGCATCAAATGCTGGACCCGCGACTTCAGTCTTGTTCAAGCCCAACTGGCCAAAAATACTACTACGACAAGGAAAAGGGCAAAATCGCGCGAGAGCGAACGATGTATTCGGAGGCCTGTGGAGGGATACTCGCGGAGACTATGGGCTGCGGTAAGACTCTGATTTGCCTAGCTGTGATTTTAGCTACCCGTGGCCACTTTCCGCAAATTCCCCTCGAGTATCAGTCCATGAGAAATCCGGAGAGGACTCAGACTAGGAGTCTCCttgagatggcggcggctgctgctggtcgGTTGTCGTTGCCTTGGAAAGCACATTTTAATTACTTGAGTCAAATGGGGGAGATTTACGATGGGTGTATCAAGTCTTGCGAGGCAAACCGCGGCTCATATATCTTTCGCCCGCCGGCAGGGAGATATACTGGCCGTACTGTTGTGGAATACCCCCGCATCCATCTTCATTCAGGGACTTTAATAGTAGTACCCCCCAATCTGGTTGACCATTGGATGAGTGAGATTGCGATGCACACCGAGGGCCTGAAGACTCTCACGTTGCGGAGCAGCGCAGACTTGACACCGCCGCCCGAGGACTTATTCGCTTATGACATTGTTCTTTTCTCAAGAACTCGATTTGAGAAAGAGGCGGATGACTTTAATGGAGGCGGCCGGGACCGCCGCAAGGAGCCTTCGCCGTTAACAAAGCTCCATTGGCTCAGGGTTATTGTAGATGAAGGGCATAACGTCGCCGGCCATGGCCACAAGACGAATATGTCGCACCTTCTCGATCAGATCCACGTCGAGAGACGGTGGGTTGTTTCTGGTACTCCGTCCAGTGGGCTGTATGGGGTTGAAGTCAGCCTGGCGTCTCGTGAAACACACACGAGCGACACTGATTTGACCGAGGCAACGACCGCCGTGCTTCACGGTAGGAAGAAGACCGGAAAGGGGTTGGATAGCGAGCTAAAAGATCTCGACAAGTTACGTCGAATTGTTGTTGACTTCCTGGGCCTCAAGCCCTGGTCTAACTCGAGGAGCGATGATCCCGCTGACTGGGCGACGTACATCAAGCCAGTTGGACCTAATGGGAGGCGACGAAAGGCGCCATCCCTCCGAGCAACGCTGCAAGGCCTAGTTGTACGTCATCGGCTGGATGTTATTAACAATGAAATCCCTTTGCCACGATTGTACAATAAAGTCGTTCATCTTGAACCGACTTTTTACGATAAACTGAGTCTAAACTTGTTTATTTTCATCCTGGCTGTCAACGCGGTCACGTCAGAACGGCAAGATATAGATTACATGTTTCACCAACGCAACAGAAAACATCTCAGCCGTGTCATCAGCAATCTGCGACAAGCTGGGTTCTGGTGGGCGGGCTCCGACTTCGACTTACAGGGGACGGTCAATGTCGCTACGACATATCTTGAGCAGAACAGAGAGACAATGACTGAAGACGACATCTCAACACTCACGCAAGGCATCAAAATTGCTCAGACAGCACTCAACTCTGGTGCCTGGAATGGATTCAAGAACATGCATGAACTGGGCGTTTTTGTCACTGGCTTTCCATCAGAGGCTCGAAACTTTTGGGCCCTAGATCCCGCACAGGCCCAGTGTGAGCCTCTTTTACTCGGAATCTCACAAGCTCGTCTCGCTCAGCAATTCGTAACGAAACATCTCTGTGAACCTGACCCAGCCGAAGGCCTGTCGGGCGCTGGCATCAAGATACGTAGGGAGTTGTCTCACCGCGAAGGATTTGATGCATCAGTCGCGGCCCCTAAGAAGACTTCCCCAGAGAGCTCGGTTAAACGCAAAGCCAAGCAAACATTTCTGAATGGGATATACAAGGAACTGCCCCCTTATTCGCCCCTCACACAAACTAAACTGATCGCGACTGCATCAGCCAAACTAACGTACCTATTAGACCAGGTTCAAGAACACTCCAAGGCTGAAaagatcatcatcttctaTGACAATAACAACTCGGCATACTGGATTGCCGAGGGCCTCGAACTGCTGGGGGTGGACTTCCGGATCTACGCTAACACATTAAAACCGACCCTCCGCGAAGAATACTTAATCCTATTTCGCGAATTTGAGCAGGTCCGCGTACTCCTAATGGACCTCCGGCAAGCCTCGCACGGGCTGCACATTGCACAGGCCTCGCGAGTGTACATAGTCAATCCAATTTGGCAACCGAACATAGAGTCTCAAGCTATCAAGCGTGCCCACCGCATTGGGCAGACCCGTcccgtcttcgtcgagaCCCTCGTGCTCCGCGACACGCTCGAGGACAAGATTCTCCAACGCCGGAAAGCCATGGCAGATGTTGAGATTCAAAATGATCTGCTGGATGACTATACCATGAGCTCAATCATCCAGCATGAGCGTTTCATTCCCATGCCCTGCTGTGAGGACTCAACGTCCCTGGCTTTCCTCCGCCATCCAACTGGTTTCTTCAATAGACATCGTCTACCGATTCCTGATAACGACGAAGTGCagacgaggccgaggatGGAAGCGAAAGCGGAGGGAAATACGCTTCTCACTACGCCAGTAAAACGGAGGCGCAGTGTTAGTGTGACCCCAACCAGTAGCAAGGGAGTTGGGTTTGTGAATTTAGAGCCAGATCTCCTTTCACCTTCGGCTAAAAGACGGCGGTCACCATCTCGTCTGCAGTTTCGTGATCCGAATGGAATAATCATGGAGTCTCCCCGTCCGAAGAGGAGTATTTCTCCTGCTCAACGCTTCGTTGTTCGCTCCGCTGTTGAAACTGACGCCGAACTAGCGGGTGCTAG AAACATGCCGACTTTCATATTCGCCCTCTCGGGCCCCTCCTCCAGCGGCAAAACAACCCTCGCCCgcctcctgcagcgcatTTTCTCCAACCAGCCACAAACGCAAGAAGGATCACAATTGTCGAAGCTGATATCCACATTCATAATCCATGAAGACGACTTCTACTATTCGGATGATAA AATCCCCTATACAACCACCAAATCTGGCGCCAGAATTCAAGACTGGGATTGTTTGGGTGCCTTGGACATAAAATTTCTGACGTCGGCACTCCGCTACGTGCACGAGCACGGGCACCTTCCGCCTCGACTGCGCTCAAAGGAGGATCTAAATGAAGTTTCGCCGGGGTCGGGGGTGGATGATGCGCTCGTTGATGAGCTGAGAGGGTACGTCTCTAGCCGGACTCAGATGATTTTATTgtcatcttcgtcaatgGTTGCGGAAGAGCGACTagatggaaaggaaaaagtGACGATAGCACTCCTAGAAGGATTCCTGCTATATGCGCCACCCGCAACAGAAAAAGGTGGAAAAGAACATGGACTCCGCGGTGTTCATGACCAGATTGATTTGCCAATGTTTCTGGCTGCGCCGTATGACCTTGTCAAGGaaaggagggagaagaggagcggGTATGTGACTATTGGGCCTGCTCCGACGACAGAGTTGCCGCAGAGGTCGTCATCGGCCTCagaagctgaggaagaaaggGTGGACCTGGAGGTCGAGGATGATCGGCCGCCACAGAACTTTTGGACAGACCCGCCTGGTTATGTGGATGATATTGTTTGGCCGCGTTATGTGAGGGATCATGCATGGTTGTTGCTTCCTGAAGACGACGGCGCCGAGGCCTTGCCTACTGAGGATCAGGATGAGCTGATCCGCAGAGTCGGGCAGGGCGTGAAGCTGAGAATGGATGCTGGCGTTACTGTTGCTCCTGGCCAGGGAGCCCTCCCTATGGCGGATCTGCTAAAGTGGGCGGTTGAGGAGATCTTGAAACACCTGGAAAAGAGCACAAGGCCCTGA
- the vosA gene encoding protein vosA (transcript_id=CADANIAT00008619), which yields MSAANYPDPSLPRPSTSDDFELIVRQNPNRARVAGGKEKVREDKRELTWGIDQFAERKPVDPPPIVQIRVREEGTYLAHLYDAQEDAPASIPPSTALTGTLVSSLHRLKDVDNTDGGFFVWGDLSIKVEGDFRLKFSLFEMRKEDEELTGNSSVRTDVVFLKSIVSERFTVSPPKSFPGMAESTFLSRSFADQGVKLRIRKEPRTLIKRTAPRPEEYPQAAIPRSPSDRTAMQIPGSSYPAPPYQPTSRDYSYYAPVKRQRTSVDYGARGMYDADGRMRQMETYPQTATLYGQPGGYPTPMMGYPSGHGGVPDYAMSYGLPPSAQVPQMQDPAAQSRSSQQATMQSLGMVNPPGTPTPDSARAMMQQAYPRPQYSASTAVLPPLQQSRNYPQGTNGATRGYYEQSPQATPILPSQPLGTSEAERYGVPPGHTGYDHTGSANGTPR from the exons ATGAGTGCGGCGAACTATCCAGATCCCTCCCTTCCCCGCCCTTCTACGAG TGATGATTTTGAATTAATTGTCCGCCAAAACCCCAATCGGGCGCGCGTGGCCGGtgggaaggagaaag TTCGAGAGGACAAGCGAGAACTGACCTGGGGCATCGATCAATTTGCAGAGCGCAAACCGGTTGACCCGCCGCCGATTGTGCAAATTCGGGTGAGGGAGGAGGGGACTTATCTAGCTCA TCTTTACGATGCTCAGGAGGACGCGCCAGCTTCCATTCCACCGTCTACTGCATTGACTGGGACTCTGGTTTCGTCGCTGCACCGACTGAAGGATGTAGACAACACAG ATGGCGGGTTCTTCGTATGGGGCGATTTGTCCATCAAAGTTGAGGGCGATTTTCGACTAAAATTCTCGCTCTTTGAAATGCGAAA ggaggacgaagagctAACAGGGAACTCGTCGGTCAGGACGGACGTTGTGTTTCTGAAATCCATCGTCTCGGAGCGGTTCACCG TTTCGCCGCCGAAAAGCTTTCCGGGGATGGCCGAATCAACCTTCCTTTCCAGATCCTTCGCAGACCAAGGGGTGAAGCTAAGGATTCGAAAGGAGCCGCGCACATTGAT AAAGAGAACAGCACCCCGGCCGGAAGAGTACCCCCAGGCTGCTATTCCGCGCTCTCCCTCTGATAGGACAGCCATGCAAATCCCTGGAAGTAGCTATCCCGCACCCCCCTACCAGCCCACGAGTAGGGACTATTCCTACTACGCGCCCGTAAAACGCCAGCGAACATCAGTGGACTATGGTGCTAGAGGCATGTACGATGCGGACGGGCGTATGCGTCAAATGGAAACATACCCGCAGACGGCAACCTTGTATGGCCAACCAGGTGGCTATCCGACACCTATGATGGGATACCCATCTGGACACGGTGGAGTTCCCGACTATGCG ATGTCGTACGGGCTTCCCCCGTCTGCTCAGGTACCCCAGATGCAAGACCCGGCCGCTCAGAGCCGGTCCAGTCAGCAGGCAACGATGCAGTCGCTGGGGATGGTTAATCCACCGGGCACACCT ACTCCCGATTCGGCTCGAGCGATGATGCAGCAAGCTTATCCTCGACCCCAATACTCCGCCAGTACTGCAGTCCTTCCGCCATTGCAACAGAGTCGCAACTATCCCCAGGGCACCAACGGCGCAACGCGAGGTTATTATGAACAGTCGCCACAGGCAACACCTATACTCCCATCCCAACCCCTTGGAACAAGCGAGGCTGAACGCTATGGCGTCCCGCCAGGTCACACTGGGTATGACCACACAGGCTCAGCGAACGGAACTCCTCGGTGA